One window of Globicephala melas chromosome 2, mGloMel1.2, whole genome shotgun sequence genomic DNA carries:
- the MAGEL2 gene encoding MAGE-like protein 2, producing MSQLSKNLGDSSPPAEAPKPPVYSRPTVLMRAPPASSRAPPVPWDPPPIDLQASLAAWQAPQPAWEAPQGQPPAPVAPMAQPPALGGPMVQAPPLGGPMGKPPTPGVLMIHPPPPGAPMAQPPTPGVLMMHPSAPGAPMAHPPPPGTPMAHPPPPGTPMAHPPPPGTPMVHPPPPGTPMAHPPPPGTPMAHPPPPGTPMAHPPPPGTPMAHPPPPGTPMAQPPAPGVLIPQPLTPGVLMVQPPAPGAPIAQPPPPAPLMAQPPPPGTPMAKPPGPGVLMIHPAGSRAPITQPPATGAPMVQPPAPAPPAQPMASWAPQAQPLILQIQSQVIRAPPQVPQGPQAPPAQLATPPGWQTTSPGWQAPPQGWPATPLGWQTTQVTWPAPTIAWQAPLPVRPGPPPIRPGPPPIRPGPPPVRQAPPPIRQAPPLIRQAPPPIRPAPQVLATPPPLWQALPPPPPLRQAPQARLPTPQLRAAPPIRAAPQVPTAPPALQMPTAPPAVPQAPPAVMPAPLPAALSAPQAVHCPPIIWQAPKGQAPVPHEMPTSMEFQEVQQAQASLAWQAPKAPGQFWQALPTQEAQRQGPPLVQLDQPFHGASASQKALQIQLPTQQAQPSGSQAELPAMQLQPSWQGPPSALQGQPGAPLVGANFPMGSAKSLMTPSGESRASSIDRRTSSKERRTSSKERKAPSKDRMIFGGTFCAPRVMPTAGAHLPTPWKNLPAASETFTATPRVFPSTSQFQPASSNAFKGPSATSETPKSLPLALQDPFACIEALPAVPWVPQPNVNASKASKAGPSILMATAAAPKAMATTQEASKTSAEPPRRSGKATRKKKHLNTEEEDGRGQMLSMRSWQAPRPWESVDFNDWEVQTPIQVLCDWEGLSTSHGLSGWEGPSTSRILSGWEGPSTSWALSAWEGPSTSRALGLWESPVSPPSLIISELPNLAQGFGATQDGPKMETQPLSPLDERANALVQFLLVKDQAKVPIKRSEMVKFIIREYKDECLEIISRASHKLECVFGYQLKEIDPKNHSYILINKGRKGEAASSYLDRPKVGLLMVVLSLIFMKGNCVREDLIFTFLYKLGLDVRETHGLFGNTKKLITEVFVREKYLEYRRIPFTEPAEYEFLWGPRAFLETSKMLVLKFLAKLYKKDPRCWPYQYYEALAECESEDLDEDEPGPDDKADDPTSSPPPR from the coding sequence ATGTCGCAGCTAAGTAAGAATTTGGGTGATTCGAGTCCCCCGGCGGAGGCCCCTAAGCCTCCGGTCTATAGCCGCCCTACGGTTCTGATGCGGGCTCCGCCCGCCTCCTCTCGGGCTCCACCAGTCCCTTGGGATCCACCTCCGATTGATTTGCAGGCTTCATTGGCCGCTTGGCAGGCACCTCAGCCTGCTTGGGAGGCCCCGCAGGGCCAGCCGCCTGCCCCAGTGGCTCCCATGGCCCAACCTCCGGCCCTAGGGGGCCCGATGGTCCAGGCTCCCCCTCTGGGAGGCCCGATGGGCAAGCCTCCAACTCCGGGAGTCCTGATGATCCATCCTCCCCCTCCGGGAGCCCCGATGGCCCAGCCTCCAACTCCGGGAGTCCTGATGATGCATCCTTCAGCTCCCGGAGCCCCAATGGCGCATCCTCCCCCTCCGGGGACCCCAATGGCTCATCCTCCCCCTCCGGGGACCCCGATGGCGCATCCTCCCCCTCCTGGGACCCCGATGGTGCATCCTCCCCCTCCGGGGACCCCCATGGCGCATCCTCCCCCTCCGGGGACCCCCATGGCGCATCCTCCCCCTCCGGGGACACCGATGGCTCACCCTCCCCCTCCGGGGACACCGATGGCCCATCCTCCCCCTCCGGGGACCCCTATGGCTCAGCCTCCAGCTCCAGGAGTCCTGATTCCCCAGCCTCTGACTCCGGGAGTCCTGATGGTCCAGCCTCCTGCTCCAGGAGCCCCGATAGCCCAGCCTCCACCCCCGGCACCCTTGATGGCCCAGCCTCCGCCTCCAGGAACCCCGATGGCCAAGCCTCCAGGTCCTGGAGTCCTGATGATCCATCCTGCAGGCTCAAGAGCTCCGATCACCCAGCCTCCAGCTACAGGAGCCCCGATGGTGCAGCCGCCTGCGCCGGCCCCACCTGCGCAGCCTATGGCTTCCTGGGCCCCACAGGCTCAGCCTCTGATCCTGCAGATCCAGTCACAGGTTATAAGGGCTCCTCCGCAGGTTCCCCAGGGTCCGCAGGCCCCGCCAGCGCAGCTGGCCACACCCCCGGGCTGGCAGACCACTTCGCCGGGATGGCAGGCCCCACCGCAAGGCTGGCCAGCCACGCCCCTGGGCTGGCAGACCACACAGGTCACCTGGCCTGCTCCAACGATTGCCTGGCAGGCACCTCTACCTGTGCGCCCGGGGCCACCACCCATCCGACCGGGCCCACCGCCCATCCGCCCGGGCCCCCCGCCGGTGCGCCAGGCCCCACCCCCAATCCGCCAGGCACCTCCACTGATCCGCCAGGCACCGCCACCCATCCGACCTGCCCCGCAGGTCCTGGCCACCCCGCCGCCTCTCTGGCAGGCTCTGCCGCCCCCACCACCTCTGCGGCAGGCCCCACAAGCTCGGCTGCCCACCCCGCAGTTGAGGGCGGCTCCACCAATTCGGGCGGCCCCGCAGGTGCCGACGGCCCCTCCAGCACTGCAGATGCCCACCGCACCTCCCGCTGTTCCGCAGGCGCCCCCGGCCGTGATGCCAGCCCCTCTGCCGGCCGCGCTGTCAGCCCCGCAGGCTGTGCACTGCCCACCCATCATCTGGCAGGCCCCGAAAGGCCAAGCTCCGGTGCCACACGAGATGCCAACCTCAATGGAGTTCCAGGAAGTTCAGCAAGCCCAGGCCAGCCTGGCCTGGCAGGCTCCAAAGGCCCCCGGGCAATTCTGGCAGGCCCTGCCCACCCAGGAGGCCCAGAGGCAGGGCCCACCACTGGTTCAACTGGACCAGCCCTTTCACGGGGCCTCCGCCTCCCAAAAGGCCCTGCAAATCCAGCTACCCACCCAGCAGGCCCAGCCCTCGGGCTCGCAGGCAGAGCTGCCAGCCATGCAACTCCAGCCCTCCTGGCAGGGCCCCCCCTCAGCCTTGCAGGGCCAGCCCGGAGCCCCCTTAGTGGGGGCAAATTTTCCCATGGGCTCTGCTAAATCATTGATGACTCCATCAGGAGAATCCAGGGCCTCCTCTATAGACCGTAGGACCTCTTCAAAAGAACGTAGGACCTCTTCAAAGGAACGCAAGGCTCCTTCAAAGGACCGGATGATCTTCGGTGGCACTTTTTGTGCTCCCAGGGTAATGCCAACTGCTGGAGCACACCTGCCAACTCCCTGGAAAAACTTGCCTGCCGCATCTGAGACCTTTACTGCCACCCCAAGGGTCTTTCCATCTACCTCCCAGTTCCAGCCTGCCTCTTCTAATGCCTTCAAGGGCCCGTCTGCCACCTCAGAGACCCCAAAATCACTGCCACTTGCTCTGCAGGATCCATTTGCCTGCATTGAGGCCTTGCCTGCAGTCCCATGGGTTCCACAGCCCAATGTGAATGCCTCGAAGGCGTCCAAGGCAGGGCCCAGCATCCTGATGGCGACGGCAGCTGCCCCCAAGGCAATGGCCACCACTCAAGAGGCCTCGAAGACctccgctgagcctccgcgtcgtTCGGGCAAGGCTACCCGGAAGAAGAAGCATCTGAATACCGAAGAGGAGGATGGCAGGGGCCAGATGCTGAGCATGCGCAGCTGGCAGGCCCCCAGGCCCTGGGAAAGTGTGGACTTCAATGACTGGGAGGTTCAAACCCCTATCCAGGTCCTGTGTGACTGGGAGGGCCTGAGCACCTCCCATGGCCTGAGTGGCTGGGAGGGCCCGAGTACCTCCCGGATCCTGAGTGGCTGGGAAGGACCCAGCACTTCTTGGGCCCTGAGTGCCTGGGAGGGCCCGAGCACCTCAAGGGCCCTGGGTCTCTGGGAAAGCCCAGTTAGCCCTCCGTCCTTGATCATCTCTGAGCTCCCTAATCTTGCTCAGGGATTTGGTGCAACCCAAGATGGCCCCAAGATGGAGACTCAGCCACTGTCTCCCTTGGATGAGAGAGCAAACGCACTGGTGCAGTTCCTCTTGGTCAAGGACCAAGCCAAGGTGCCCATCAAGCGCTCAGAGATGGTGAAATTCATCATCCGTGAATATAAAGATGAGTGCTTAGAAATCATCAGCCGTGCCAGCCACAAGCTGGAGTGTGTCTTTGGTTATCAATTGAAGGAAATTGATCCCAAAAACCACTCTTATATTCTCATCAACAAGGGTCGGAAGGGTGAAGCAGCGTCATCCTATTTAGACAGGCCCAAGGTAGGACTCCTGATGGTGGTTCTGAGCCTCATCTTTATGAAAGGCAATTGTGTCAGGGAGGACCTGATCTTTACTTTTCTGTACAAGTTAGGGCTGGATGTCCGGGAGACACATGGTCTCTTCGGAAATACAAAGAAGCTCATCACCGAAGTGTTTGTAAGAGAGAAGTACCTAGAGTACAGGAGAATCCCTTTTACTGAGCCAGCAGAATATGAGTTCCTCTGGGGCCCCCGAGCATTCCTCGAAACCAGCAAGATGCTTGTCCTGAAGTTTTTGGCCAAGCTCTATAAGAAAGATCCACGGTGCTGGCCATACCAGTACTATGAAGCGCTGGCAGAGTGTGAGTCTGAAGATTTGGATGAGGATGAGCCTGGCCCCGATGATAAAGCCGATGACCCCACCAGCAGCCCCCCTCCCCGCTAA